A stretch of the Papaver somniferum cultivar HN1 chromosome 6, ASM357369v1, whole genome shotgun sequence genome encodes the following:
- the LOC113290205 gene encoding nuclear pore complex protein NUP62-like, producing the protein MFGTSFSMTSSQTQSSPFSSSTTSPSPFSFGTAAASSSPFSTTPSTGLSFGTTTFGSSTPSTNLFSGGGFQQPSTTSNNLFGSSTATTTTPSFGNTTTSSFSSPTPAFGFPTTTTAPASGGSSLFGSTAPASGGSSLFGSTAPAFGSTAPAGGGSSLFGSTTPAFGSTAPAGGGSSVFGSTVSAGGGSSLFGSTSASPAVSNAAPAFSMPSFGAPSTAAAVTNAAPSFSMPSFGAPTAAAVASTAVAASPGFPTSNLFGTPSSVTSTPASASTTTAAAPFPSMFPSTAASSSSPFSATTASAFSFGTGSALASTTASFTQATAPAAPAATSSSTTSSAFSFGTPTSSLFGFNPASAATTTAASTGSLPSPAPAKPSFSGFGGATGISSTTTTTGPVLSASTASATPATTASAVSTGLLSSPAPAKSMFSGFGGATGLTSTVTTTTPTSPATGLFASQAATAAASTPSISTPAVGTSSATSTPASEAKTTTTSAATTSPFPSFSLSTKTSAPTSSSPTPALFGNPASASASAPADGASKTSFTASTASATQPSTSLAIATSSGTSSSTLTSTVSTGPKLPSQITGKTVEEIIKELNSELQERTGKFRKQALAIADWDKRVLQNRDVLLRLETEVAKVVESQANLERQLELVETHQQEVDKALLSVEEEAERIYKDERALILEDDAASTRDAMYEQAEYVEMEMEQMTEHIKSIIQTLNASQGGDLDAADGMNPLDVVVRILNNQLSSLMWIDEKAGEFSSRIQKLADQESPVNRSPVGSRYWMG; encoded by the exons ATGTTCGGAACAAGCTTCTCAATGACTTCATCACAAACTCAATCATCCCCAttttcatcatctactacatcaCCTTCTCCGTTTTCATTCGGAACCGCCGCTGCCTCCTCCTCACCATTTTCAACTACGCCTTCCACTGGATTATCCTTTGGAACCACAACATTTGGTTCATCTACTCCTTCAACAAATCTTTTCTCAGGAGGAGGATTTCAACAGCCTTCCACAACATCAAACAATTTATTTGGTTCTTCTACTGCCACTACTACAACCCCTAGCTTTGGGAATACCACCACTTCATCTTTCTCCTCTCCTACACCTGCATTTGGgtttccaacaacaacaacagcacctGCCAGCGGTGGTTCGTCATTGTTTGGTTCAACAGCACCTGCGAGCGGTGGTTCTTCATTGTTTGGGTCCACAGCACCTGCATTTGGTTCAACAGCACCTGCAGGTGGTGGTTCTTCATTGTTTGGTTCCACAACACCTGCATTTGGTTCAACAGCACCTGCAGGCGGTGGTTCTTCAGTGTTTGGTTCAACAGTATCAGCAGGTGGTGGTTCTTCATTGTTTGGTTCGACATCTGCATCACCAGCTGTGTCAAATGCAGCACCAGCTTTCTCTATGCCTTCGTTTGGAGCTCCATCGACTGCGGCGGCTGTGACTAATGCTGCACCATCTTTCTCAATGCCCTCGTTTGGAGCtcccactgctgctgctgttgcttcaactgctgttgctgcttcTCCAGGTTTCCCGACTTCAAATTTGTTTGGAACACCTTCATCTGTTACTTCGACGCCAGCTTCAGCTTCTACTACTACTGCTGCTGCTCCTTTTCCGAGCATGTTTCCTTCAActgcagcttcttcttcttcacccttTAGCGCAACAACAGCATCAGCATTTTCATTTGGAACTGGTTCAGCTTTGGCAAGTACCACTGCTAGCTTTACGCAGGCGACTGCGCCGGCGGCGCCTGCTGCAACCTCTTCGTCAACAACCTCGTCAGCTTTTTCCTTTGGAACTCCAACCTCTTCCCTATTTGGATTTAACCCAGCATCTGCTGCGACTACTACTGCAGCATCAACTGGCTCACTCCCTAGCCCTGCACCCGCTAAGCCTTCGTTTTCAGGTTTTGGAGGAGCTACTGGGATCtcatcaacaaccaccaccacggGTCCAGTCTTGTCAGCAAGTACAGCATCTGCAACCCCTGCTACTACTGCAAGTGCAGTATCGACTGGCCTCCTCTCTAGCCCTGCACCTGCAAAGTCAATGTTCTCGGGTTTTGGAGGGGCTACTGGTCTCACATCAACAGTCACCACCACAACACCTACTTCCCCTGCCACTGGTCTCTTTGCTTCGCAAGCTGCTACAGCTGCTGCTTCTACACCATCTATTTCGACTCCCGCAGTTGGTACTTCTTCGGCAACAAGCACTCCAGCTTCAGAAGCTAAAACAACCACTACATCTGCTGCCACAACTAGTCCTTTTCCAAGTTTCTCTTTGTCAACTAAAACATCAGCTccaacatcatcatcaccaacTCCTGCATTGTTCG gtAATCCTGCTTCAGCTTCTGCAAGTGCACCAGCTGACGGTGCATCGAAAACTAGTTTCACAGCTTCCACTGCTAGTGCAACTCAGCCATCAACTTCGCTAGCTATAGCTACCAGTAGCGG aaCATCATCATCAACTCTCACTTCAACTGTATCTACTGGACCTAAACTACCATCTCAGATCACAGGGAAAACTGTTGAAGAG ATAATTAAAGAGTTGAATTCTGAGCTCCAGGAGCGGACTGGAAAATTTAGAAAGCAGGCTCTAGCTATTGCTGATTGGGATAAGAGAGTTTTGCAGAACCGCGACGTTTTACTTAGGCTCGAG ACTGAAGTGGCGAAAGTAGTCGAATCACAGGCGAACTTGGAGAGACAGCTGGAGCTAGTTGAAACTCATCAACAAGAG GTTGACAAGGCTTTGCTAAGTGTAGAAGAAGAGGCTGAGCGTATATACAAGGATGAGCGTGCGTTAATTCTGGAGGATGATGCTGCATCAACAAGAGATGCCAT GTACGAGCAGGCTGAATATGTTGAGATGGAAATGGAGCAAATGACAGAACATATAAAATCAATTATTCAGACCTTAAATGCTAGTCAG GGAGGGGACCTCGATGCAGCCGATGGGATGAATCCGTTAGATGTTGTTGTTCG